From the Streptomyces nodosus genome, the window ACACGGCCGTGGCCGCCCTGCCCGACGAAGGGCTAGTGGAGATCATCTGGGAGAAGGAAGACGGGCAGATCACCAGCACAGTCGTGGACGAGACCCAGTTCGAGGACGTGACCTCCCAGCTTGCCAGCGCGAGTGCTGTCGGCGTCGTATCCATGTACGCCGATGAAGATCTCCCGCTGTTCACCGCTGTACTGCTCGACAGCGACGGGGTACTCCGCGCGCGCTGGCAGACCGAGCCGACACCCAGCGACCGGGACTGGGCGTTCCTGAAGACCCTGCGGCGCGGCCAGGTCGTCACCGGCACGGTGACGTCCATCGCCAGTTTCGGCGTCACCTTCGTGGACATCGGCGGCTTCACCGCGGTGATCAACATTCCGGAGCTGTCCTGGCGTCCGATCAACCACCCGTCCGACGTCGTCAGCGTCGGCCAGGAGGTGACAGCTGAGGTCCTCGACGTCGACATGGTCAGGGAGCGAGTGCCGCTGTCGCTTCGAGCAGTGCAGGAAGACCCATGGCCGCAGATAGCGCAGAGGATCGGCCAGGTGGTCACAGGGCCGGTCACCAAGATCGTGCCGTTCGGTGTCTTCGTCTGCATCGAAGACCGAGAGGACGGCTTCGAGGGGCTCGTGCACACCGACGAACTGGATCAATCGCCACAGGACGTCATCGAAGTCGGCGACGCTCTCACGGTGAAGATCATGGATGTCGATCTCGTACGGCGCCGCATTGCCCTGTCACAGAGGCAGGCTCAGCCGCGAGCATCACCCTGCGCTACATGTCCGTTTGCCGTAGCTATACGAGAACAGGGCCGTTTCGACGAGCCGCTGGGTGACGGCACCGGTGACGTCACCGCTGGTGGCGTCCGCTCGGCGGGCGAAGTCTGCGGCGTCGAATCCCCCTGTCTGGGCGGAGCCGTAGGAGCGTTCTTCAGTGTGGTCGGCGCGTTGGATGACCTCGCGGCGGATGCCGGGTGAGTCGGTGCGGCTGCCGGAGGGGTGGACGTAGGCGGTCTTGGCGAGGCGGACGGTGAAGGCGAGGCGAAGCCCGCGGCGGGCGGCTTCGGCGATCAGGGGTCGCAGGCGGGTCGAGCCGGACGTGATGGCCAGGGCGCCGACGCGGCCCGTTCCGGTGCCCGTGGGGGTGATCAGGACTGCTTTGGTGCGGACGCGGGCGCTGACACCGGAGGCTGTGGTGCGTCGGGTGATGTATCGGGCGGCGATGGCGGTGAGTTCGGGAAGGTCGGTGATGCCGCCGGTCTCGACGGCCGCGAGGGCTCCGCGGAGGGCGAGGACGAAGGCTGCGCCTTTGCCCTTGGTGTAGAACTGCGAGACCAGGGAGGGGTCGCAGTTGATGATCCGTGCGATGTCCCGTTTGTTGAAGTCGGCCGTCTGGAGTCGGTCGGCGAGCTGTGCTGCCTCGTTCGGCTGTCGCTCGTTTAGGCGGCGGGCGCGGCGGGCGCGGGGCGGCATCAGGCCTCCTGGGCGGTGCGGGCGAGTGTGGCGCGTCCGGCGTTCCGCAGAGTGAGCAGTTCTTCCTCGGTGGTGGGGGCCGCTCCGGAACGGCGTGGACATGGTCCTGGACCCGCTGGGCGCCGCACGGGCCCTTCCGAACCGCGCCTGTGCACGCCCGGCCGCCACGCCCTCTCGGTCTCCAGCGACCACCCCGAGGCAGTGGAACTCGTGGCCGTCACCGCCAAAGCAGGCCGAGGGCGTCGACGATGGCGTGGCGCTTGCGTGCCACTCGCGGACCTGTCCGCGCAGTCGGCCGTGGAGCTCCTTGACCAGACCATGGTCACGCCAGCGGTAGAAGCACGCACGGAACCGGTGGGTCATTTGGCCTGGTCGAGCAGGACGGCGTCGGGGCCGGCCGGGAAGCGCAGTTGGCCGGTCGTGTCGTGCACGGCTCGCCAGATCGTCTCGGCGACGTCGCTCTCCTTGGTCAGCATTTCCTGACCCATGAAGCTGTCGAGGATCTCCTTCGCCCAGGGTGCGTAGGGATCCGGGACCAGCTCGTCCGGCGAGTTGCCGTTCAACGCCCTTGCGCCGAAGTTCGTCGTCAGGCAGGCGCCCGGTTCGACCGTCTTGGCCTGTACGCCGAAGGGCGCGAGTTCGAGCGCGAGGGACGCGGTGAATCCTTCGATGGCCATCTTGCTCGCCTTGTAGACGGCCGTGAGCGGCATGTGACCCAGCACGACGCTGGATGTCACGTTGATCACCACACCGGAGCCGCGCTCGCGGAACTGGGGCAGCACCGCCTGCGTCGTCGCCATCACGCCGAACGTGTTGGTCTCGAAGACCTCCCGCACCTTGGACATCGGGGTGCCCTCGAACACGCCGATCGAGGGGACGCCCGCGTTGTTGACCAGGACGTCGACGGGCCCGGCGATGTCGAGGGCGGCGGTGATGGACTCGGGCTCGGTCACGTCGAGCGGCACCACGCGGAGCCGGTCCGACTCGGGCAGGATGTCCGTACGGGGAGTGCGCATCGTGGCGATGACGTTCCAACCCTGTGCGTGGAAGTGGAGGGCGGTCTCCTGCCCGTAGCCGGAGGAGGTGCCGGTGATCAGAATCGTCTTCATGCTGGGCCCCTTGCGAGATGGTGGGATCTGCGGATGAGCCGGCGTCTTCCTACACTGCGGAAGACGCGGTGATTCCATTGAATCGGCCTGACCTGCGGATTCAGTAGACGTATCCTCGCTTCCTCTTGCACGATCCTCCTCGGTTGCTGATGTGGTTCAGAGCACGAGGGCCGAAGCCTGCCGGAGCGCGGACGGACTTGTACAGGTATGGGCCGCACAGTGCGAGGTGGGAGGACCAACCCGTACCGCTGCCTGCGCGGTCGACGTGCGCGCCCGTGTCACGTGCGCGTTCGGGACCTCCCCCGTATCCGGGCCGGTCCGGCTCAGGGCAGGGCGCCCGCGGGAGTACGCAAGGTGGATTGCAGGCGGGCGGCGTCCCTGCTGGGGGGCGCGCCGAACTGGCGGCGGTACTCGCGGCTGAACTGGGACGGGTTGTCGTAGCCGACGCGGTGGCCGACTGCGGTGATGTCGCCCGGGTGGGTGGCGAGCAGCAGCCGGGCCTCCTGGAGCCGGATCTGCTTCTGGAACTGGATGGGGCTCATCGCGGTCACCGCCTGGAAGTTGCGGTAGAAGGCGGAGACGCTCATGCCGGACTGTCGTGCCACGTCCTCGACCCGGAAGGGCTGCGCATAGTGCTCGCGGATCCAGCGCACGGCACGGGAGACATGACTGAGGCTGCTGTCGGCGAGACCGAGCTGGCGCACCGTCGCTCCCTGCTCGCTGGTGATCAGCCGCCACAGGATCTCGCGTTTGAACAAGGGGGCGAGTACGGCGCGGTCGCGGGGTTCGTCGAGCAGGCGCAGCATCCGGACCACCGCGTCGAGCAGGGCAGGTGGGGCGTCACTGACGGCGATCCCCGAGGGCGTGCCCCCACCGGCGCGGGGGGTGTCGCCGGGGCCTGCCTGGAGCAGCAGTTCGGCGACGGCGGACGGTTCCAGCGTGAGGCCGAATCCCAGCGCCGGCTCCTCGGCTTCGGCCTGGGTGAACTGCCCGGTCACCGGCAGGTCGACGGATGCGACCAGGTACTGCCCGGGCCCGTACTCGAAGACCCTCTCCCCCAGGGCGAGGCGTTTGGCTCCCTGGGCGATCACCGCGAGGACCGTGCCGGACATGGAAGGCGCCGGCGGAT encodes:
- a CDS encoding S1 RNA-binding domain-containing protein, whose amino-acid sequence is MLPYVYQVTKYDPADRDQHGHYAGTEDTTSDHGPVETAYLQAVAAFAEDSGVDQLAIREPQLGGFAHFGLEPPVDGYGLAGLFPAGPAGFHDGALVPIGVGLELVRAMLRDNGAWCRLEAEGEFTVHVGWDQYLYLSSSRPCEAALTRTRVLGLFTQRLDASPYDFAPDDPAYVQRPADADFWARLGWTVSAHRATFLEETFALNASRWHRLSRDNIKTVRSQLTPRAQLSVWPDLLTDVDTAVAALPDEGLVEIIWEKEDGQITSTVVDETQFEDVTSQLASASAVGVVSMYADEDLPLFTAVLLDSDGVLRARWQTEPTPSDRDWAFLKTLRRGQVVTGTVTSIASFGVTFVDIGGFTAVINIPELSWRPINHPSDVVSVGQEVTAEVLDVDMVRERVPLSLRAVQEDPWPQIAQRIGQVVTGPVTKIVPFGVFVCIEDREDGFEGLVHTDELDQSPQDVIEVGDALTVKIMDVDLVRRRIALSQRQAQPRASPCATCPFAVAIREQGRFDEPLGDGTGDVTAGGVRSAGEVCGVESPCLGGAVGAFFSVVGALDDLAADAG
- a CDS encoding SDR family oxidoreductase gives rise to the protein MKTILITGTSSGYGQETALHFHAQGWNVIATMRTPRTDILPESDRLRVVPLDVTEPESITAALDIAGPVDVLVNNAGVPSIGVFEGTPMSKVREVFETNTFGVMATTQAVLPQFRERGSGVVINVTSSVVLGHMPLTAVYKASKMAIEGFTASLALELAPFGVQAKTVEPGACLTTNFGARALNGNSPDELVPDPYAPWAKEILDSFMGQEMLTKESDVAETIWRAVHDTTGQLRFPAGPDAVLLDQAK
- a CDS encoding AraC family transcriptional regulator; this translates as MSLDEFRTLLARHVRPDWTTAIDGVLISKVDRPDPPAPSMSGTVLAVIAQGAKRLALGERVFEYGPGQYLVASVDLPVTGQFTQAEAEEPALGFGLTLEPSAVAELLLQAGPGDTPRAGGGTPSGIAVSDAPPALLDAVVRMLRLLDEPRDRAVLAPLFKREILWRLITSEQGATVRQLGLADSSLSHVSRAVRWIREHYAQPFRVEDVARQSGMSVSAFYRNFQAVTAMSPIQFQKQIRLQEARLLLATHPGDITAVGHRVGYDNPSQFSREYRRQFGAPPSRDAARLQSTLRTPAGALP